The following nucleotide sequence is from Halobacillus mangrovi.
AGTCGCCTGTGATGATGCTATCTTTGTCAGCCATTCCGACGACAAAACCGGCAAGATCATACTCATCAAGCTCATACATGCCGGGCATTTCAGCTGTTTCCCCACCAACAAGAGCAGCACCCGACTGTTCACAGCCATCAGCAATGCCTTTGACGATCTGCTCAATCCGCTCAGGTTCATTTTTTCCGCAGGCAATATAGTCAAGAAATAAAAGTGGATCGGCACCTTGAGCGACGATGTCGTTTACACACATCGCAACGACATCAACACCGATGGTATCATGTTTGTCCATTTGAAAGGCGAGCTTCAACTTTGTACCGACTCCGTCGGTTCCGGTAACGAGGACTGGTTTTTCGTAATTCATCTCACTGATATCGAACAGTCCGGCAAAAGCACCGAGGCCGCCGAGCACTTCTTTGCGCATCGTTCGCTGTACGTGTTTTTTCATACGGTCGACGGCTTCGTAGCCCGCTTCAACATCGACCCCAGCCTGTTTATAAGATTGGCTCATCGCTGCTCCTCCATTTCTTTACGCTTTTTCATAAGGGTGAACCGTGTTCGGATAGATTTCCGTCGGATAGTTTCCGGTAAAGCAGGCCATGCAGCCGCCGTGTTCCATCGACTCTTCCCCTTCATATATGGCTTCATTCAAACCTTCCGGAGTTAGATAAGCTAAGCTGTCCGCTCCGATTTGCTCCTCGATTTCTTCAACGGTATTGTTAGCGGCAATCAATTCACCGCTGTTCGAGGTATCAATGCCGTAATAGCAAGGGTTCTTAATCGGAGGAGAGGCGATTCGAACGTGCACTTCCTTCGCTCCCGCTTCCTTCAGCATCTTTACAATTCGGCGGCTCGTCGTCCCGCGAACGATAGAGTCATCAACCATGACGACACGTTTGCCTTCAACAATTCCTCTTACTGCTGACAGCTTCATTTTCACCCCTTGTTCACGAAGCTCTTGAGACGGCTGTATGAACGTTCTGCCTACATATCGGTTTTTAATCAAACCAAGCTCATAGGGAAGTCCAGCCTCTTCAGCGTATCCGATGGCAGCTGAAATACTTGAGTCGGGCACACCCGTTACGACATCCGCTTCAATTGGGGCTTCCTTAGCCAAGGCTTTCCCCATACGTTTTCGGGAGGCGTGAACATTTTTTCCGTCTAAGTTGCTGTCCGGACGAGAGAAATAAACATATTCCATCGAGCAAAGCGTACGTTGAATGGGTGCCGAGAAACGCTTGGATTCCACACCTTCATCTGAGATGATCAGCAATTCTCCAGGCTTAACTTCACGGTCATAGGTGGCACCAATAATGTCGAATGCACACGTTTCTGAAGAGACTACCCATGATTCCCCCAAATGACCAAGACAGAGCGGACGTAATCCCCGCGGATCATTAGCAACGAACATTTTTTCCTCGGTCATCATTAGAAATGCATAGGCTCCTTTGATCATGGAGAGCGCTTCTGCGATCGCCTGATCAAGTTCCAGATGGCGTGCTCGTTTGATCAAGTGAGCGACGACTTCCGTATCGGAAGTCGTCTGCAAAATGCTGCCCTGTGCCTCAAGCTGGTTTTTCAGTGCTTGGGCATTGACGAGGTTTCCATTGTGGGCAAGTGCAAGTCCTCCAGTTTGAGACCGGAATAAAAGGGGCTGTATATTTTCATAACCCCCGTCTCCTGCCGTCGCATAACGGACATGTCCCATGGAAGCATGACCTTTCAACTCATCCAATTGATGTTGAGAAAAAACTTCGTTGATCAGTCCGTGCCCTTTGGCAAGCTTCAATTGTTCTCCATCGCTCGTAATGATTCCAGCCCCTTCTTGCCCGCGGTGCTGCAACGCATGTAACCCGTAATACGTCAGTTGAGCCGATTCCGGATGTCCCCATATCCCAAAAATGCCGCACTCTTCGTTTAAGCCTTTGATTTCACCAAGCATGGAATAGCTCCTTTCCAAGTTTGTTTCAGCACAGATGTCTGCTCTTCCAAGACCAATTGATCACCAGCTTTCACACGATAAATGCCGTCATGGGTTACAGTTCCGATTAAGCGTGCGTCTGCCACCGCTTGCTCAAACGCTTTTTTATTATCTGGTTTGACTGAGATCATAAAGCGTGACTGGGTTTCAGAGAATAAAGCTGTTGTAACATCGCCATCAACATACACTTCGCAACCGAGTTCCTGCTCAAACAGGCTCTCCGCTAAAGCTACCCCAAGACCACCTTCAGCTAAATCATGAGCGGATTCTACAAGGCCAGAGCGGATCGCTGTTAACACTTGGTTCTGGCGGTGTGATTCTATTTCGAGATCAATGGCTGGCGCTTTCCCAAAGTGGCGTCCTTCCAGCATGCCTTGCAGTTCACTGCCTCCAAACTCAGGATTCGTTTCACCGACAATATAAATCAAATCTCCGGATTGTTTCACGTGTGACTGGGTAATATGACCTGTTTCGTCAATTAACCCGACCATTCCAACAATCGGTGTTGGATAAATCGCTTTACCACCAAAAGATTCATTATATAGAGATACGTTTCCGCTAATAACAGGCGTATTCAGCTCTTTGCAAGCCTCACTCATGCCTTCAACACTTTTTTCCATTTGCCAAAAGATTTCCGGATTCTCTGGTGAACCGAAGTTGAGACCATCGGTGATGCCTAATGGACGTCCGCCTGAGCAAACGATGTTACGAGCCGCTTCTGCGACAGCGATCTTCCCGCCTGCTTCAGGATCAACGTAAATGTATCGGGAATTACAATCCGTCGTCATTGCAAGTGCCTTATTCGTTCCGCGGACCCTAATGACAGCGGCATCAGAACCTGGTGTAACAACCGTGTTTGTCTGTACCATGGAATCATACTGGTCGTATACCCATTCTTTACTCGCAATCGTCGGCTGTTTTAAAAGCTCGATTAGAGTTTGGCGATAATCTGTTATAGCTGGTACGTAGTTTTCCATCGCCTGAAACTCTTCATAGTATGCCGGAACCTTAGACGGCTGATGGTACACTGGAGCATCTTCAGCAAGCGAATCGACGGGAACGTCTGCAACGACTTCGCCGTGATGTTCAAGGCGGAAGCGCTTCGTATCCGTTACTTCGCCGACCGCTACAGCTTCTAAGTTATACTTACGGAACACTTGCGCAATTTCTTCTTCGCGGCCTTTTTCAACGACGAGAAGCATACGTTCCTGCGATTCGGAGAGCATCATTTCGTATGCCGTCATATTCTGTTCACGCTGTGGCACGTGATCCAAATTCATCGTCATTCCCGTACCGGCTTTACTTGCCATTTCACTAGCCGAAGAAGTGAGACCGGCCGCTCCCATATCTTGAATGCCTACGAGCGCATCGTGATGAATGACATCTAGGCAAGCTTCGATCAGAAGCTTTTCCATGAATGGGTCGCCGACTTGGACAGAAGGACGTTTTTCTTCGGACTCTTCCGACAATTCTTCCGATGCAAAAGTCGCTCCGTGGATGCCGTCACGTCCTGTTTTCGCACCGACGTACATGACGGTATTCCCAACACCAGCTGCAATCCCTTTTTGAATATCTTTATGATCAATCAATCCGACACACATGGCGTTGACGAGTGGATTGCCGTTATAGGCATCATCAAACTGCACTTCTCCACCGACAGTAGGAACACCGACACAGTTTCCGTAGCCAGCGATCCCGCGGACAACTTCTTCGAATAAATATTTAACACGCGGCTGCTGAAGGGAACCAAATCTTAATGAATTCAGTAAAGCAACCGGACGCGCGCCCATAGAAAAGACGTCACGAAGAATTCCGCCGACACCTGTCGCTGCACCTTGATAGGGCTCAACTGCTGACGGGTGATTGTGACTTTCCACTTTAAACACAACCGCCTGTTCATCACCGATGTCGATAATTCCTGCTCCTTCCCCGGGACCTTGCAGCACTTGAGGCCCTTCTGTCGGGAATTTTCTTAGCAGTGGCTTTGAATTTTTATAGCTGCAGTGCTCAGACCACATCACCGAGAACAAACCTGTTTCGGTATAATTCGGCTTGCGGCCCAGGATTTTTTTGATGGATTGAAATTCGTCATCGCTCAACCCCATTTCACTATAAAGGCGTTGTTCTTCGATTTGCTCTGGGCTGATCTCAAGCATTGATGGCATGTCTATTCCTCCAATGAGTCAAAATGGATTGAAACAATCGTAATCCGTCCTCGTTTCCTAGCAGGCTCTCAACGGCACGTTCCGGGTGCGGCATCATACCGAGTACATTGCCAGTCTCGTTCGTAATCCCTGCAATATCTCCTACAGAGCCGTTTGGGTTCTTCTCATAAGTGAAAGCGATCTGGTTGTTTTCTTTCAAAGTTTGGTAAGTTTGTTCGTCACAATAATAGTTTCCATCCCCGTGAGCGATCGGGATGCTGATTCTTTCTTTTTCATCGTATTGATTCGTAAAAAGGGTTTCCGCGTTTTCTACAATAAGCGTTTCATAGTGGCACATGAATTTCAGATGTTTATTCGGAAGCATTGCCCCTGGAAGCAATCCCATTTCAAGCAGGACTTGGAATCCGTTACAGACACCTAGAATTGGTTTTCCCGCTTCCGCTGCTTCACGGATCTGCTCGATGATATCAGAGGTTGACGCGATTGCTCCTGATCTGAGGTAGTCTCCGTAAGAGAATCCCCCTGGCAGAAGAATAGAGTCGTAGTTTGATAGATCAGCTTCCTTATACCAGACGAGGTCCGCTTCTTCGCCAAGCGCATCCTTCACGGCATAATACATGTCACGGTCACAGTTCGAACCGGGAAATACAACGACAGCAAACTTCACTTAGACAACCTCCTCGATCGTGTACGTATAGTCCTCAATGACCGGGTTTGCTAAAAGCTGGTCACACATTTTATCGATTTGTTCCTCAAGGTTTTCCGTATCCTCAAGCATCACTTCCATATATTTTCCAACCCGTACTTCGTTGACGTTTTTATATTCAAGAGAGTGAAGAGAATTTTGAACGGCCTTTCCTTGTGGATCTAGTACGCCCTCTTTTAATGTGATGTAGATTTTTACTTTACGCATGTGTGTTTGCCTCCAGTCGTTGTAGTATGTTTTCGTAAGTTGAGATCAGGTCACCGATGTTTTCACGGAACACGTCTTTGTCCATTTTCTCGCCGGTTTCCAGGTCCCACAGACGGCATGTGTCAGGGGAAACTTCATCTGCAAGGACAATCGTTCCGTCAGCGAGTCGTCCAAATTCCAGTTTGAAATCAACAAGCTGCAAATTTGCTTCTTTGAAAAGCTGGGTGAGCTGTTCGTTGACAGTAAGTGCCATTTCTTTGATGTAGACCAATTCTTGTTCAGTGATGTCTGTCAGGTGATAGGCATGAACATCGTTGATGAGAGGATCATTGAGTTCATCTTTTTTATAAAATAATTCAACAATAGGCGGGGTAAAGCGTGTTTTCTCCTGGATACCGAGACGGCGGGTGATACTGCCGGCAGCGACATTGCGAACAACAACTTCTAGTGGGATGATGGTCGTCTTCTGAACAAGCTGTTCGGTATCATTCAACGCTTTAATAAAGTGGGAGTCGATTTGGTGCTGTTTCAAATATTCAAAGAC
It contains:
- the purM gene encoding phosphoribosylformylglycinamidine cyclo-ligase; translation: MSQSYKQAGVDVEAGYEAVDRMKKHVQRTMRKEVLGGLGAFAGLFDISEMNYEKPVLVTGTDGVGTKLKLAFQMDKHDTIGVDVVAMCVNDIVAQGADPLLFLDYIACGKNEPERIEQIVKGIADGCEQSGAALVGGETAEMPGMYELDEYDLAGFVVGMADKDSIITGDSIQPGDVLIGLPSTGVHSNGFSLVRKVIDNNGLDLNKTYPEFDRPLGEELLTPTNIYVKAVQGLREAVSVKGLAHITGGGFYENVPRTLPEGLGARIETNSWPVPEIFNFLQKEGRIPEDDMYGVFNMGIGMVAVVSEDEAEAAVASQKNAFVIGKVTEQEGIHWS
- the purQ gene encoding phosphoribosylformylglycinamidine synthase subunit PurQ encodes the protein MKFAVVVFPGSNCDRDMYYAVKDALGEEADLVWYKEADLSNYDSILLPGGFSYGDYLRSGAIASTSDIIEQIREAAEAGKPILGVCNGFQVLLEMGLLPGAMLPNKHLKFMCHYETLIVENAETLFTNQYDEKERISIPIAHGDGNYYCDEQTYQTLKENNQIAFTYEKNPNGSVGDIAGITNETGNVLGMMPHPERAVESLLGNEDGLRLFQSILTHWRNRHAINA
- the purS gene encoding phosphoribosylformylglycinamidine synthase subunit PurS, which translates into the protein MRKVKIYITLKEGVLDPQGKAVQNSLHSLEYKNVNEVRVGKYMEVMLEDTENLEEQIDKMCDQLLANPVIEDYTYTIEEVV
- the purC gene encoding phosphoribosylaminoimidazolesuccinocarboxamide synthase, which codes for MKGSLLYEGKAKKVYHVNDQEDQLILSYKNDATAFNGKKKDQFEGKGRLNNLITSKVFEYLKQHQIDSHFIKALNDTEQLVQKTTIIPLEVVVRNVAAGSITRRLGIQEKTRFTPPIVELFYKKDELNDPLINDVHAYHLTDITEQELVYIKEMALTVNEQLTQLFKEANLQLVDFKLEFGRLADGTIVLADEVSPDTCRLWDLETGEKMDKDVFRENIGDLISTYENILQRLEANTHA
- the purL gene encoding phosphoribosylformylglycinamidine synthase subunit PurL, translated to MPSMLEISPEQIEEQRLYSEMGLSDDEFQSIKKILGRKPNYTETGLFSVMWSEHCSYKNSKPLLRKFPTEGPQVLQGPGEGAGIIDIGDEQAVVFKVESHNHPSAVEPYQGAATGVGGILRDVFSMGARPVALLNSLRFGSLQQPRVKYLFEEVVRGIAGYGNCVGVPTVGGEVQFDDAYNGNPLVNAMCVGLIDHKDIQKGIAAGVGNTVMYVGAKTGRDGIHGATFASEELSEESEEKRPSVQVGDPFMEKLLIEACLDVIHHDALVGIQDMGAAGLTSSASEMASKAGTGMTMNLDHVPQREQNMTAYEMMLSESQERMLLVVEKGREEEIAQVFRKYNLEAVAVGEVTDTKRFRLEHHGEVVADVPVDSLAEDAPVYHQPSKVPAYYEEFQAMENYVPAITDYRQTLIELLKQPTIASKEWVYDQYDSMVQTNTVVTPGSDAAVIRVRGTNKALAMTTDCNSRYIYVDPEAGGKIAVAEAARNIVCSGGRPLGITDGLNFGSPENPEIFWQMEKSVEGMSEACKELNTPVISGNVSLYNESFGGKAIYPTPIVGMVGLIDETGHITQSHVKQSGDLIYIVGETNPEFGGSELQGMLEGRHFGKAPAIDLEIESHRQNQVLTAIRSGLVESAHDLAEGGLGVALAESLFEQELGCEVYVDGDVTTALFSETQSRFMISVKPDNKKAFEQAVADARLIGTVTHDGIYRVKAGDQLVLEEQTSVLKQTWKGAIPCLVKSKA
- the purF gene encoding amidophosphoribosyltransferase, with product MLGEIKGLNEECGIFGIWGHPESAQLTYYGLHALQHRGQEGAGIITSDGEQLKLAKGHGLINEVFSQHQLDELKGHASMGHVRYATAGDGGYENIQPLLFRSQTGGLALAHNGNLVNAQALKNQLEAQGSILQTTSDTEVVAHLIKRARHLELDQAIAEALSMIKGAYAFLMMTEEKMFVANDPRGLRPLCLGHLGESWVVSSETCAFDIIGATYDREVKPGELLIISDEGVESKRFSAPIQRTLCSMEYVYFSRPDSNLDGKNVHASRKRMGKALAKEAPIEADVVTGVPDSSISAAIGYAEEAGLPYELGLIKNRYVGRTFIQPSQELREQGVKMKLSAVRGIVEGKRVVMVDDSIVRGTTSRRIVKMLKEAGAKEVHVRIASPPIKNPCYYGIDTSNSGELIAANNTVEEIEEQIGADSLAYLTPEGLNEAIYEGEESMEHGGCMACFTGNYPTEIYPNTVHPYEKA